A region of Streptomyces halobius DNA encodes the following proteins:
- a CDS encoding PP2C family serine/threonine-protein phosphatase, translated as MQHPAIEAVTVPAENCRLLLASDGAYEPHHDAGHHLSDYLTGDPGEAAAHFTETAVALALANDPTHADNATALVADLRP; from the coding sequence GTGCAACACCCCGCGATCGAGGCCGTCACCGTCCCCGCCGAGAACTGCCGACTGCTCCTCGCCTCGGACGGCGCATACGAGCCGCACCACGACGCCGGACACCACCTCTCCGACTACCTGACCGGCGACCCGGGCGAGGCCGCCGCGCACTTCACCGAGACCGCCGTCGCGCTGGCCCTCGCCAACGACCCGACCCACGCGGACAACGCCACCGCCCTCGTCGCGGACCTCCGCCCCTGA
- a CDS encoding YfgM family protein yields MDLRALFSSNDPIDAGEAFTNRQRQWELVASALEEHLRRIASPAFDVEDLEAPRDNVAVFHGVGGVGKSTLLRKLETVLASAEQRPAQWGAPAWSGERILPIRIDLSRSAGLDFERVVLTIRLALAAAVGRPLPSFDLALRRYWDAQHPGEPLEEYVRRTGLVGRFGKALPQQLQAAVSEVVGALQLPGLAGSAIGQVTTALVGALRERRERAQALAGCARTEALLEAEPDLEALSYYPHLLAWEISRLPAKQAVVPIILLDTFEDTGDRHRDLERLLQRIVWLMPNSFFVISGRSRLAWADDSLQGQLDYTGPAAWPQLAAPADRSARDLGQSSRQHLLGDFSSQDCDAYLARRLTHDGQPLIGPDIRDVITRRSHGLPLHLDLAVARFLEIRRTGRTPIPADFDHTFPALIARTLSDLTPDERHVLRSASLLDAFDLDLATRAAGLTHQAAARQLIERPMVTEDPYAIWPYHLHGAIRAAVRTADDHADDGWTPADWHRAAERALAALGDQWRATASRAFSRTLLVACLRQGLRLARDHRLDDLSWLPDAAIAYDSDAIWEPLAPSAPDQPGSPQPPLDSPADALVELLTTLARRQREHREHTVDRLTAVLDCGLLPGELAEMATYYRAKANRDLGRNEASRHGMQQVADGGGRLALRARRGLADAARIDGDFPTALAVAQPLGYEGRQQRVLGDIWWAHGDIARALAAYETARAEAEHHGNAGEQAISQARLTLAVAFTDPARATDEIALATQLLDGLAQRATTLITHIAALVQDAGSPGVTDRAQTLRTELTVAGLTWLNPSLDTALAFHHAVLGADQDLTATIDHLRESTATGGYAHCTDIAHFMADLPLPEPGTHTQWLDSASATRERWRALVTARRAHLNTPS; encoded by the coding sequence ATGGATCTTCGTGCGCTGTTCAGCTCCAACGACCCCATCGACGCCGGCGAGGCGTTCACCAACCGCCAGCGCCAGTGGGAGCTGGTCGCCTCCGCCCTTGAGGAGCATCTGCGGCGCATCGCTTCTCCGGCCTTCGACGTCGAGGATCTGGAAGCCCCCCGCGACAATGTGGCCGTCTTCCACGGGGTGGGCGGCGTCGGCAAGTCGACCCTGCTGCGCAAGCTCGAGACGGTGCTCGCCTCCGCCGAGCAGCGTCCCGCGCAGTGGGGTGCACCCGCCTGGTCCGGGGAGCGGATCCTGCCCATCCGGATCGACCTGTCCCGGTCAGCCGGTCTCGACTTCGAACGCGTCGTCCTGACCATCCGGCTCGCCCTGGCCGCGGCGGTCGGCCGCCCCCTGCCCTCCTTCGATCTGGCGCTGCGCCGCTACTGGGACGCCCAGCATCCCGGTGAGCCGCTGGAGGAGTACGTACGGCGCACCGGGCTCGTGGGCCGGTTCGGCAAGGCGCTGCCGCAGCAGCTGCAGGCCGCGGTGAGCGAAGTGGTCGGCGCCCTGCAGCTGCCCGGCCTCGCCGGTTCGGCGATCGGCCAGGTCACCACCGCTCTGGTGGGGGCGCTGCGGGAACGCCGCGAGCGGGCGCAGGCGCTGGCCGGCTGCGCGCGGACCGAGGCCCTGCTGGAGGCCGAGCCCGACCTGGAGGCGCTCTCCTACTACCCGCACCTGCTCGCCTGGGAGATCAGCCGGCTGCCGGCGAAGCAGGCCGTGGTCCCAATCATCCTGCTCGACACCTTCGAGGACACCGGCGACCGGCACCGTGACCTTGAGCGGCTCCTGCAGCGCATCGTCTGGCTGATGCCGAACAGCTTCTTCGTCATCAGCGGGCGCAGCCGCCTGGCCTGGGCCGACGACTCCCTGCAGGGACAGCTCGACTACACCGGCCCCGCGGCCTGGCCGCAGCTGGCCGCTCCCGCCGACCGGTCGGCCAGGGACCTGGGACAGAGCAGCCGGCAGCACCTGCTCGGCGACTTCTCGTCCCAGGACTGCGACGCCTATCTCGCGCGCCGCCTCACCCACGACGGCCAGCCCCTGATCGGCCCGGACATCCGCGATGTGATCACCCGGCGGTCGCACGGCCTGCCGCTCCACCTGGACCTGGCCGTCGCCCGGTTCCTGGAGATCCGGCGTACCGGCCGCACCCCCATACCGGCCGACTTCGACCACACCTTCCCGGCCCTCATCGCCCGCACCCTGTCCGACCTGACCCCCGACGAGCGGCATGTCCTGCGCTCCGCCTCCCTGCTGGACGCCTTCGACCTGGATCTGGCCACCCGCGCCGCGGGCCTGACCCACCAGGCGGCGGCCCGGCAGCTCATCGAGCGGCCCATGGTCACCGAAGACCCGTACGCGATCTGGCCCTACCACCTCCACGGGGCGATCCGCGCCGCGGTGCGCACCGCCGACGACCACGCCGACGACGGATGGACCCCTGCCGACTGGCACCGGGCCGCCGAGAGGGCCCTGGCCGCTCTGGGGGACCAGTGGCGGGCCACCGCCAGCCGCGCCTTCAGCCGTACTCTGCTCGTCGCCTGCCTGCGCCAGGGCCTGCGCCTCGCCCGCGACCACCGCCTTGACGATCTGAGCTGGCTCCCCGACGCCGCGATCGCCTACGACAGCGACGCCATCTGGGAACCCCTCGCGCCGTCCGCCCCGGACCAGCCCGGAAGCCCGCAGCCGCCCCTGGACAGCCCGGCCGACGCCCTCGTCGAGCTCCTGACCACCCTGGCCCGCCGCCAGCGCGAACACCGCGAGCACACCGTCGACCGCCTCACCGCCGTCCTGGACTGCGGCCTGCTGCCCGGCGAACTCGCCGAAATGGCCACGTACTACCGGGCCAAGGCCAACCGGGACCTCGGCCGCAACGAGGCGTCCCGGCACGGAATGCAGCAGGTCGCCGACGGCGGCGGACGGCTCGCCCTGCGCGCCCGCCGCGGCCTGGCCGACGCCGCCCGGATCGACGGCGACTTCCCCACCGCCCTCGCTGTCGCGCAGCCCCTCGGATACGAGGGCCGCCAACAGCGCGTGCTGGGCGACATCTGGTGGGCCCACGGCGACATCGCCCGCGCCCTCGCCGCCTACGAGACCGCCCGCGCCGAGGCCGAACACCACGGCAACGCCGGGGAACAAGCGATCTCCCAGGCCCGTCTCACCCTCGCCGTAGCCTTCACCGATCCCGCCCGCGCCACCGACGAGATCGCGCTCGCCACCCAGCTCCTGGACGGGCTCGCCCAGCGCGCCACCACCCTGATCACCCACATCGCCGCCCTCGTCCAGGACGCCGGCTCCCCCGGCGTCACCGACCGGGCCCAGACCCTGCGCACCGAACTCACCGTCGCCGGACTTACCTGGCTCAACCCGTCTCTGGACACCGCGCTCGCCTTCCACCACGCCGTCCTCGGCGCCGACCAGGATCTGACCGCCACCATCGACCACCTCCGGGAGTCGACCGCGACCGGCGGCTACGCCCACTGCACCGACATCGCCCACTTCATGGCCGACCTGCCCCTCCCCGAGCCCGGCACCCACACCCAGTGGCTCGACAGCGCATCCGCCACCCGCGAACGGTGGCGGGCCCTGGTCACCGCCCGCCGCGCCCACCTGAACACCCCGTCGTAG
- a CDS encoding zeta toxin family protein yields MAAYRQADYRVEVIALAVPEAVSQLGVLDRYLRLADEGRVRYVSWENHDRCAAGLLTSLEAVEAEHLADRVVVLRRAAAAAGPALYDNTLDPAGQWRRPTGAARAVRAERARPWTAQETGLFRRQLADADRRAHRTAPDGHLPEGWGLAVQRDAERAAALAEPVRRLAQARPEPPGVDYHRLCAEEHRFIFDELVAPSLLDGVTPQERPVVVYVLGQPGAGKTRTALMVRRALRGRPVRITAERFMVAHPDFRQLLRDEPQTAELRIRADYRSWQAQAEALVRARRGDVVIEITPDSIGEFTSSAALYRQAGYRVELAVLAVRAADSRQGSAARYAGVSRYGSRPARLTPVSEHDARFGVLAPAVAAAEQDGLADCVTVMGRDGQAVYRNDRTDGRWQRPPAAAQALAAEQARPYTPEKAAQFLAAQRRLRAVLPQHRDELVAISRLARPLMPLRLQSPPLPRPVSPAALPLPAPLVPAPRDHCSSDSSSVSRAS; encoded by the coding sequence GTGGCCGCCTACCGGCAGGCCGACTACCGCGTCGAGGTCATCGCCCTGGCCGTGCCGGAGGCGGTGAGCCAGCTCGGCGTCCTGGACCGCTACCTGCGCCTGGCCGACGAGGGCCGGGTCCGGTACGTCTCCTGGGAGAACCATGACCGCTGCGCCGCGGGCCTGCTGACCTCCCTGGAGGCGGTCGAGGCCGAACACCTGGCGGACCGGGTCGTGGTCCTGCGGCGCGCCGCCGCGGCGGCGGGACCCGCCCTGTACGACAACACCCTCGACCCCGCCGGTCAGTGGCGCCGCCCCACCGGGGCGGCCCGGGCGGTGCGGGCCGAACGGGCCCGCCCGTGGACCGCGCAGGAGACCGGCCTCTTTCGCCGGCAGCTCGCCGACGCCGACCGGCGGGCCCACCGCACCGCCCCGGACGGGCACCTGCCCGAGGGCTGGGGGCTGGCCGTGCAGCGGGACGCCGAGCGGGCCGCCGCCCTCGCCGAGCCGGTCAGGCGCCTGGCCCAGGCGCGCCCAGAGCCGCCCGGGGTCGACTATCACCGGCTCTGTGCCGAGGAACACCGGTTCATCTTCGACGAGTTGGTCGCGCCGTCCCTGCTGGATGGCGTCACGCCGCAGGAGCGGCCGGTCGTCGTGTACGTGCTGGGCCAGCCCGGCGCCGGCAAGACCCGCACCGCCCTGATGGTCCGCCGGGCCCTGCGCGGCCGCCCCGTCCGGATCACCGCTGAGCGGTTCATGGTGGCCCATCCCGACTTTAGGCAGCTGCTGCGGGACGAACCGCAGACCGCCGAGCTGCGGATCCGCGCGGACTACCGGTCCTGGCAGGCCCAGGCCGAGGCCCTCGTGCGCGCACGCCGCGGCGATGTGGTCATCGAAATCACCCCTGACAGCATCGGCGAGTTCACCAGCAGCGCTGCCCTGTACCGGCAGGCGGGATACCGGGTGGAGCTGGCGGTCCTGGCCGTGCGCGCGGCGGACTCCCGCCAGGGCAGCGCCGCCCGCTACGCCGGGGTGAGCCGGTATGGCAGCAGGCCGGCCCGCCTCACCCCCGTCTCGGAGCACGACGCCCGCTTCGGCGTGCTCGCCCCGGCGGTGGCGGCCGCCGAGCAGGACGGCCTGGCCGATTGCGTGACGGTGATGGGCCGGGACGGCCAGGCGGTCTACCGCAACGACCGCACCGACGGGCGCTGGCAGCGGCCCCCGGCCGCCGCCCAGGCCCTCGCCGCCGAACAGGCACGCCCCTACACCCCCGAGAAGGCGGCCCAGTTCCTGGCCGCCCAGCGCCGGCTGCGTGCCGTGCTGCCGCAGCACCGGGACGAGCTGGTGGCGATCAGCCGTCTGGCCCGGCCGCTGATGCCGCTGCGCCTGCAGTCGCCCCCGCTGCCGAGGCCCGTCTCCCCGGCGGCCCTCCCGCTGCCCGCTCCCCTCGTCCCGGCGCCCCGGGATCACTGTTCGTCCGATTCCAGCTCCGTCAGCAGGGCGTCGTAG
- a CDS encoding Fic family protein, which translates to MLYRMPSLDIADRRVLDEIDVLRDQLRHAVQQAPMKWTQDLRKALTASAIAASNTIEGYRVDAKDVADLMDGERDAVDASEENKAETLAYQQAMTYIQSLHDVPDFRYSKELLNALHWMLQGHHHPQRLAGQWRRTAIRITAPGDELATDYEGPDAERLPDLMGELVDWLNDGDLEAHVLVRAAMAHLNLVKIHPWSDGNGRMSRSLQTLVIARGGVLAPEFSSIEEWLGMPGNTWEYYKVLREVGGPVYSPERETGPWVRFNLLACHQQTQRVQRRVERSNDCWVQLMDAASSFGITERQITALHEVAMAGRVRRSRYEKAEVLNTQQATRDLQALTKAGLLTAVGQTKGRHYIAGPRFPEQVLATARRPHTITDPYAS; encoded by the coding sequence ATGCTGTATCGGATGCCTAGCCTCGACATCGCTGACCGCCGAGTCCTGGACGAGATTGATGTGCTGCGGGACCAGCTGCGCCATGCGGTGCAGCAGGCGCCGATGAAGTGGACGCAGGATCTGCGCAAGGCGCTGACGGCGAGCGCGATCGCCGCGTCCAACACCATCGAGGGCTACAGGGTCGACGCCAAGGACGTGGCCGATCTGATGGACGGTGAGCGCGACGCGGTCGATGCCAGCGAGGAGAACAAGGCCGAGACGCTCGCCTACCAGCAGGCCATGACCTACATCCAGTCCCTGCACGATGTGCCGGACTTCCGCTACAGCAAGGAGCTGCTCAACGCGCTGCACTGGATGCTCCAGGGCCACCACCACCCGCAGCGGCTGGCCGGACAGTGGCGGCGCACCGCGATCCGGATCACCGCTCCCGGTGATGAGCTGGCCACCGACTACGAGGGCCCGGACGCCGAGCGGCTGCCGGACCTGATGGGCGAGCTGGTGGACTGGCTCAACGACGGGGACCTGGAGGCTCACGTCCTGGTGCGGGCGGCGATGGCGCACCTGAACCTGGTGAAGATCCACCCCTGGTCGGACGGGAACGGCCGGATGTCCCGCTCGCTGCAGACCCTGGTGATTGCCCGCGGGGGTGTGCTGGCGCCGGAGTTCTCCTCGATCGAGGAGTGGCTGGGTATGCCGGGCAACACCTGGGAGTACTACAAGGTGCTGCGCGAGGTCGGCGGCCCCGTCTACTCGCCCGAGCGGGAAACTGGGCCGTGGGTCCGGTTCAACCTGCTCGCCTGCCACCAGCAGACCCAGCGGGTACAGCGGCGTGTGGAACGCTCCAACGACTGCTGGGTCCAGCTCATGGACGCCGCGAGCAGCTTCGGCATCACCGAGCGGCAGATCACCGCACTGCACGAGGTGGCGATGGCAGGCCGGGTACGCCGCTCCCGCTACGAGAAGGCCGAGGTCCTCAACACCCAGCAGGCCACGCGGGACCTGCAGGCGCTGACGAAGGCCGGGCTGCTGACCGCGGTGGGCCAGACCAAGGGCCGCCACTACATCGCCGGCCCCCGCTTCCCCGAACAAGTGCTGGCCACCGCCCGGCGTCCGCACACCATCACCGACCCCTACGCCTCCTAG
- a CDS encoding DUF6233 domain-containing protein — protein MRALTEGVDPCVLCRPDTELGIL, from the coding sequence ATGCGCGCCCTCACCGAGGGCGTCGATCCATGCGTCCTGTGCCGCCCCGACACCGAGCTCGGGATTCTCTAA
- a CDS encoding cation:proton antiporter encodes MTIADAVFAWLGAGALLAAVLPRVVAGRPLSMPLIFLVAGVGVYLLPLPLPVIDPVEDRRLTEHITEIGVIIALMGAGLALNRPVGWRRWGTTWRLLGVTMVLTVVVTALVAWWLLDWPPAAALLLAAVLAPTDPVLASEVRVGEPTEDEHEEDEVRFALTSEAGLNDGLAFPLTYAAIALAAAAGSGWSAAWVGAWAVEDVAFKCTVGVLSGLLVGRLLGWLFFRAGSPALRMSEHRDGFVALGATFLSYGVTELMGGYGFLAVFTTACTIRAAERAHGFHNILHDFVEQIERLFTATLLFLMGAFIALGGLASLTWQGAVTALVLQLVIRPLSGWAGLLGSPMGAKERWVVAGYGIRGIGSLYYLAYGLGQHDFPVPARELWAVVTFTVLASVVLHGVTAGPVVARLDRLQTAATPPRRDGI; translated from the coding sequence GTGACAATCGCCGATGCGGTGTTCGCGTGGTTGGGAGCCGGAGCGCTGCTTGCGGCAGTGCTCCCCCGGGTGGTGGCCGGACGTCCGCTCTCGATGCCCCTGATCTTCTTGGTGGCTGGCGTCGGCGTGTACCTGCTGCCCCTGCCGCTGCCTGTGATCGACCCGGTGGAAGACCGGCGGCTGACTGAACACATCACCGAGATCGGCGTGATCATCGCGCTGATGGGCGCCGGACTGGCGCTCAACCGGCCCGTCGGCTGGCGTCGGTGGGGAACGACCTGGCGGCTGCTGGGCGTCACGATGGTGTTGACCGTCGTGGTCACCGCCCTTGTGGCGTGGTGGCTGCTGGACTGGCCGCCGGCAGCCGCCCTGCTGCTGGCCGCCGTCCTCGCCCCGACTGATCCGGTGCTCGCCTCAGAGGTGCGAGTGGGTGAGCCCACCGAAGATGAGCACGAGGAGGACGAGGTGCGCTTCGCCCTCACCAGCGAGGCGGGCCTCAACGACGGGCTTGCCTTCCCCCTGACGTACGCGGCTATCGCGCTGGCTGCTGCCGCGGGAAGCGGCTGGTCGGCCGCCTGGGTCGGCGCCTGGGCGGTGGAGGACGTCGCCTTCAAGTGCACCGTGGGTGTGCTGAGCGGGTTGCTCGTCGGCCGGCTGCTGGGCTGGCTGTTCTTCCGCGCTGGCTCGCCAGCGTTGCGCATGTCCGAACACCGGGACGGCTTCGTCGCGCTGGGTGCCACCTTCCTGTCCTACGGGGTGACCGAGCTGATGGGGGGCTACGGCTTTCTCGCCGTGTTCACCACCGCGTGCACGATCCGGGCGGCCGAACGTGCCCACGGCTTCCACAACATCCTTCACGACTTCGTGGAACAGATTGAGCGCCTGTTCACCGCGACGTTGCTGTTTTTGATGGGCGCATTCATCGCACTGGGTGGCCTTGCCTCTTTGACCTGGCAGGGCGCTGTCACCGCGCTGGTGCTCCAGCTGGTGATCCGGCCGTTGTCCGGGTGGGCCGGGCTGCTCGGGAGCCCCATGGGCGCCAAGGAACGTTGGGTTGTCGCGGGCTACGGCATCCGAGGGATCGGTTCGCTGTACTACCTCGCCTACGGTCTGGGACAGCACGACTTCCCGGTGCCGGCACGGGAGCTATGGGCGGTAGTGACGTTCACCGTGCTCGCCTCGGTGGTGCTGCATGGCGTCACAGCAGGTCCGGTCGTCGCCCGGCTCGACCGGCTGCAGACTGCCGCCACGCCTCCGCGACGCGACGGGATATGA
- a CDS encoding helix-turn-helix domain-containing protein, producing MTADDSFSRLDDDDYPAYTIGRAAEMLGTTQGFLRAVGEARLIAPLRSEGGHRRYSRYQLRIAARARELVDQGTPIEAACRIVILEDQLEEAQRINAEYRHAAESENPTTAG from the coding sequence ATGACAGCAGACGACTCGTTCAGCCGTCTCGACGACGACGACTACCCCGCCTACACCATAGGCCGGGCCGCCGAAATGCTCGGCACCACACAAGGCTTCCTCCGCGCCGTCGGAGAAGCCCGCCTCATCGCCCCGCTGCGCTCCGAGGGCGGCCACCGCCGCTACTCCCGCTACCAGCTGCGCATCGCTGCCCGCGCCCGGGAGCTCGTCGACCAGGGCACCCCCATCGAGGCCGCCTGCCGCATCGTCATCCTCGAAGACCAGCTCGAAGAAGCCCAGCGCATCAACGCCGAATACCGCCACGCCGCCGAATCAGAGAACCCGACGACCGCGGGCTGA
- a CDS encoding TnsA-like heteromeric transposase endonuclease subunit — protein sequence MAVPAGMDQAGPCVDLSYVDAVHGRRRRPLRDCVTTRFEEVAPVRTFRWSRGERHFPGWYWAATTGRHVGFESWLERDRLLLMDFDPSVVGICSQPFWLHWHDGERERRHAPDYFIRRADGSAVVVDVRADERIESKDAEGFEVTRLVCSQAGWKFERLGTPDAVLLANVRWLSRYRHPRCLHDPAAARLREIFAIPGPLMAGADAAGDRLSTLPVLFRLLWLQELTAEDMTVELLGPRTIVHSASGVGR from the coding sequence ATGGCTGTACCGGCTGGGATGGATCAGGCAGGGCCGTGCGTAGATTTGTCGTACGTGGACGCGGTACACGGACGCCGTCGGCGACCGCTGCGGGACTGCGTGACGACCCGGTTCGAGGAGGTCGCTCCGGTACGTACGTTCCGCTGGTCGCGCGGTGAGCGTCACTTCCCGGGCTGGTACTGGGCGGCGACGACCGGGCGGCACGTCGGCTTCGAGTCGTGGCTGGAGCGGGACCGGCTACTGCTTATGGACTTCGATCCGAGCGTGGTGGGGATCTGCTCGCAGCCGTTCTGGCTGCACTGGCATGACGGCGAGCGGGAGCGTCGGCATGCCCCGGACTACTTCATCCGCCGCGCGGACGGCTCTGCGGTGGTAGTCGACGTCCGTGCGGACGAGCGGATCGAGTCGAAGGACGCCGAAGGGTTCGAAGTGACGCGCCTGGTTTGCTCTCAAGCTGGGTGGAAGTTCGAGCGGCTGGGGACACCGGATGCGGTGCTGCTGGCGAATGTCCGGTGGCTTTCGCGCTACCGGCACCCACGGTGTCTGCACGACCCTGCCGCGGCCCGACTCCGGGAGATCTTCGCAATCCCGGGCCCGCTGATGGCAGGGGCGGATGCGGCGGGGGACCGGCTGTCGACGCTGCCCGTGCTGTTCCGCCTCCTCTGGCTTCAGGAGCTGACCGCCGAGGACATGACGGTCGAGTTGCTGGGACCGCGCACGATCGTGCACTCGGCCAGCGGAGTCGGCCGGTGA
- a CDS encoding YcxB family protein: MENEERESAPISGGVELAYLPTRADMAEALHARSGSPAPWWRLPLIAGLITAAVLVVLLMLAAPKGVTVLVAAVLCPVLGSLVGGWVNQLYRVRQMTRYARSQGEYTMRADDDGIHAATALVELTIPWASFRHYIETASLFILVIDDTVGGMALLPKRGLRDGADIDGIRAVVSRHLAPRPSSG; this comes from the coding sequence ATGGAGAACGAGGAGCGGGAGTCGGCACCGATATCGGGCGGTGTCGAGCTGGCCTATCTGCCGACCCGGGCCGACATGGCCGAGGCGCTGCACGCACGGTCTGGTTCCCCCGCACCCTGGTGGCGTCTTCCATTGATCGCCGGGCTGATCACGGCGGCCGTTCTCGTGGTTCTCCTGATGCTCGCGGCACCCAAGGGCGTGACCGTGCTGGTGGCCGCAGTCCTGTGCCCAGTGCTCGGGAGCCTCGTGGGCGGGTGGGTGAACCAGCTGTACCGAGTGCGACAGATGACCAGGTACGCGCGTTCCCAGGGCGAGTACACCATGCGGGCGGACGACGACGGCATACACGCCGCCACGGCACTTGTGGAGCTCACGATCCCGTGGGCGTCGTTCCGCCACTACATCGAGACGGCGAGCCTCTTCATACTGGTCATCGACGACACGGTGGGCGGAATGGCCCTGCTGCCGAAGCGCGGACTGCGCGACGGAGCGGACATCGACGGGATACGTGCAGTCGTCTCGCGGCATCTCGCACCGCGTCCGTCCAGCGGCTGA